The stretch of DNA CGTCGCGCACATCTTGCCGACCGAGCAATCGGTGCCGACGGTCAGCAGGCGGTTGCCCGCTCGGAACTTGCCGGTACCGACCCGCAGGTCGGCTGCAGGATCGCGCACGTCGAAGAGCGCGACGCCTGCGTCCGCTGCGGTCCGCACGAGTTCGGGCACGTCGCGGAGCCGCTGGTGCAGACCGGACGCGACATTCATGCCCGCAGCGATGGCCACCAGCGCATCCCCCGCCGGCGCCGCCTCCAACTGGCCGCCCGCGTTGGCAATGCCGAGCACCAAAGTCCGCGCATCCGCTGCGCTCGCTTCGGCAACGCCCATGCGTGGCATGCCGAGCGTCACCGGACTGTCGTCGTGGCGCCACTCGCCGACGCAATCCTCTCGCCGGAATGTGGCAAGTCCGCGCGAGGTCTTGATACCGACCTCGTCAACCGAATGGCCGAGGTACAGGAGGAAAGGGCCTGGGATCATCGCGGACCTGCGTCATGAGTAAGGAAGGTCCGGCATATCCTACGACGCCGCGACGCGACCAATCATGCTAATACCTCGACCTATAGCTTTGCCTATGATGCGGGACAGCCGGCGGGTTTGGGGGTGCAGCAACACGCGTTCTGCGGCCATGCCGGTGGTCGCCCCGTTCGAAGGGCAAGCGGGGACGGCAGCAGCGTCCCCGCCCCCCGCGGGATAGAGCTGGCTGTACCGGAACGTGTTGCCGTCTTGTACGAAGCCGCCCGACGGACAGGTCGCGTTGCCGGTAGGGCAGGGCGTCAGGAAGAACGTGTTGTTGAACGCTCCGTTGGCGCCCTGATTGCGGACGACACCATTCGTATCGACTGCAGTGCTGCTGACCGAGGGACGGTAGTTGAAGCTCTGGTTGCCCTTGCTCTGGGCATAGTTGCCGAAGAAGTAGAGCTTGCTGTCAGGCGTCACGTTTAGCGCCGCGTTCAGCACCGACTTGAAGCCGTGCGAGGGCGAGTTGCCCCAGATCTGCGCGGGGAGGGGGTGGTTGGGCAGCTGCGACGCCAGCGCTGGAAAGTTCTGCGCGAAGTTTGCGGCTGACGGCCGCTGACGACCCCGGCTGGTCTGCCCTTCGTCGACATACTCGCCGGTTGCGTTGATGAAGCCCCAGTCGCCCTTGAGGCCGTCATTGCCGGAGATCTGATAGCTCTCGCCGTCGCCTGCATAATATTGGCCGGCGCGACCGACCAGTTCGATCCCTTGATCCTCGCGTAGGCCGTAGTTGAGCACGCCGGCGATCGCGTCGGAGCCGTATTGCGCGGTGGCACCTTCGCGAAGCACCTGCAGATTGCCGATCGCCAGCGATGGGATTGCCGAGATGTCGGGGTCTTGCGCGCCGCGGCCAAGACCGGTGTCACTCCCCCCGTACACCTGTACCAGCGCCGAGCGATTGTAGCGCTTGCCGTTCAGCATCACGAGGACCTGGTCACCCGACAAACCGCGCAGCGATGGAGAACGAACGAAGGTCGACGCATCCGAAATCGAGTTCTGCCCTGCATAAAAGGACGGAACGATGTTCTTGAGCGCGTCGATCATGTTCGCAGCGGGCTGAGAGGTCAGATCGGCGGAGCTGATGATGTCGACAGGCGAGGGAGAGTTGGCGAGCGTTCGGTCGGTACGGCGAGTACCCAGCACGAGGATGTCGCTGGGCAGATCGGTTTCGGCGGATGCCACGGCCTGCGGCGTAGTGTCTTGGGCGGACGCCACAGCGGCGTCCTGTGTGGGGTCGCGTCCGGACGCGAAAGCGGCAGATCCCGAAAGCAGCGCGACCGCCAGTGCGACGGTCGAAGTCATGTGTCTGATCATCTAAAGCCGCTTAAGAAACCAGGCGCCTCAGGTATCTTCTCCAGTTGTTCCCGTTCTCAATCGTCGATTGTGCTCGGCGTATCGAAGCGCTTTTTGATCAGCCCGGCGAATCTCGTGACGGTGTCATTCGATGCGCCGTCATCATGTAGTAATCGGCCACATTGAACCGAGTTTAACAATCGAAAACTTCTTGGCTTTCAACTGAGTGTAACAACGTTGCAATTTTATCGCACTTGTCTCGTCACGCCCGACGTTGCGGCGCTGCATGAACGCGCCAGCTATGACGTCGCCAAACCTTTGCGGTGACATCGTTTGTCCCAGCGTTCACTCACGATGGAAGGGCCGCCGTGGAAATCGGCGGGTCGTGGACGAGCGTAAGCTGGTGTCGTTCTCAGGACACGCAGGAAAGCAAACGCACTCCCTCATCCGACGGCTGCGCCGCAGTGCCAGTCGTAGGCCGCGGCAGGCAAGATGCTCACCGGAGCACGGGCCGCTGCGACGTGGCGCAAGATCCTGGGTGCACCGTCCGGAACCACGACACGCGAACTGATCGTTGCTCCGGAACGAGCGGTAGCCGCCAAGCCTCCACGTGCGATGCTTGGCTCATTGTTGCGGATCAGTAACACTGCGCAACAAACTTTCGCGGCAGATCCGTCGCGATTTACAATGTTGTCATGATCCGACACTGAAGCATGCATCAGGCGCCGGGGGGCGTCGATCGCTGCTCACTCCGGTGGCCGCGATATCATGATTTTGGGGATAGATTCATGCGCTCGATCAACCGCGCCAACGCTACACGTCTGTGCACCGGCGCCGCGCCGCTGGCCATTCTGCTGAGCTTGAGCAACCCGGCCTTGGCGCAAACCGTACCGGCCGAGCCCGCCAACGCATCGACCGAGCAGGCTGCGGATCCAGCACAGGACATCGTCGTCACCGGCTCGCTGTTTCGCCGCACCAACACCGAGACGCCTTCGCCCGTCACGGTGCTGACTGCGGACAGCCTGGCCAAGGCCGGTATCACGACGGCCGCTGAGGCGATACGCTCGGTCTCGGCCGATAGCGGCGGTTCGATCGGCGTAGGCTTCCAGAGCGGCTTTTCCGCCGGCGGCGTCGCGGTATCGCTGCGAGGCCTCGGCGTCTCGTCGACGTTGGTGCTGGTCGACGGCCTGCGCTCGGCCAATTTTCCGATCAACGACGATGGCCATAATTCCTACGTCGATCTCAACTCGATCCCGTTCAGTCTGATCGAGCGCGTCGAAGTTCTGAAGGACGGCGCATCGTCGACCTATGGCGCCGACGCTATCGGCGGCGTGGTCAACCTGATCCTCAAGAAGCAGTTCACCGGCATCGCCGGCACGGTCGAGGCGGGTGCTAGCAGCCGCGGCGATGCGGAGCGCCAGCGCGCCAACCTGACGATCGGCTATGGCGATTATGCCGACAAGGGCTTCAACGTCTATCTGAACGGCGAATTCCAGCAGGACGGTCGCGTCAGCAACCACAGCCGTGGCTTCCCGTACAACAACCGCGATCTGACCTCGATCGGCGGCAACGACAATAACGGCGCCGACAACTCGCTGACCACCGCGACGCCGAACGCGGTCGTCGTGCGCACGACGCAGACGGACCTCAACAATCCGTTGAGCGGCGGTACGGCGATCGCAAACGCCAACTACACGACGCTGAATCTCGACAACTGTGCACGCGGCACCTTCACCCAGACCGGTGTCGCCAACGGCGTCGGCTGCAAGCACAACCTGGAAGACGAGTATTTCCAGCTTGCCCCGTTCCAGCGCAAATATTCGATCAACGGGCGCATCAGCGTGCGCCTGGCGGACAATGTCGAGGGTTATCTGACCGGCAGCTATTCGAACAGCTACGTCAGCATCAACAACGCGCCGCGCGCTCTGCGTAACACCCAGCCTTATGGCGGCGCCCCGTCGCTGGCGTCGAGTAATCCGGGTATCGTTCTGCCGGTCTATATCTGCACGGCGGGCATCAATTGCGCGACTCCCGGTGCGCCCGGTCGCCAACTCAACCCCAACAACCCGTACGCCACGGCATTTGCCAACAATCCGGCAAACGGGGCAGCGCGTATTTACTATTCGTTCGGCGACATTGACGCCGGCAGCGATCGTACCAACGAAGTGTACCGCTTCGCCGGCGGTCTGCACGGCACGGTCGGCGACGACTGGACCTGGAAGGTCGACGGCGTTTACGCCCGCGACAATCTGGAGATCGTCCAGCGTGGCTATCTGAACATCGCCAACACGCTCAATGCGATCAACACAGGCGCGTATAACTTCGTCAATCCGACGCTGAATTCGCAGGCGGTTCGCGACTTCGTCTCGCCAGACAAGATCACGCCGTCGAATTCCGAAATGTATTCGCTCGATGCGGCGATCACCAAGAAGCTGTTCGACCTTCCCGGCGGCCCGCTGATGGTCGCGGTCGGCGGCCAGGTGCGGCGTGAATCGCTGGTCAACAACAACCAGAACGAATTGCTCGACACCTACGGCCTCACGACCTCGTCGGCGTTCGGCAAGCACACCGTTTCGGCGGGCTATTTCGAGATCCAGGCGCCCGTGCTCGACATCCTCGAGATCAATGGGTCGGGCCGCTACGATCATTATTCGGAAGGCTTTGGCCGCTTCTCGCCCAAGGTTGGCTTCAAGTTCACGCCGATCCGCCAGTTTGCGGTCCGTGGGACCTATTCGCAGGGCTTCCGCGCGCCGACGTTCGCCGAATCCGGTCCGCGGTCGCAATATGCCGGCTTCGTCAACACGCAGCCTCCGGGAAATTTCTGCGCAGCCCACGGCGGCTCTGCGACGGCTACCAACACCTGCGTGACGGGCGGCAACCCGTACAACCTCAACTATTCGGTTGGTCGCGGTTTCGTCGGCAATCCCGACCTGAAGCCAGAGACATCGCGTAGTTTCACCGGCGGCATCATCGTCGAACCCACGTCGTGGTTCAGCGCGACGGTCGACTATTACAACGTCAAGAAGTCAAACCTGATCGCCAACGGTCCGCTCGCGGGCGACGCGATCGTCGCCTACTACCGGCAGTCGAACCTGGCCGCCGCTACCGCCGCGGTGGCAGCAGTTGGGCAGGGCTATTCGGTCAACACGGTCGACGGCGTTGATCCGGCATTCCCGAACGCACTACCCCGCCTGCTGATCATCAACGCACCGTTCGTGAACGTGAACTTCGACAAGACGTCGGGCCTCGATTTCTCGGCGACCGCGCGTATCCCGCTAGGTGAGGGCATTCGCTTCACTAGCCGGGTTGAGGCGACCTACATCATTCAATATGATCGCCACACGGCGCAGGGCGTCCAAAAATTCGCGGGTACGATGGGGCCGTATGATCTGTCGTCGGGCAACGGCACGCCGAACTGGCGCGGTAACTGGCAGAACACGCTCGCCGCCGGCAAGTTCTCGCTGACCGCAACCGCCTATTATGTCGGCAAGATCAAGGCGGTCGCCACCGATCAGGGCAGCCTCGACACGTCGTGCGCCAACAGCCTGTACAAGTCGTCGCAGGCCGGTGTGCCCGTCGATCGGTTCTGCTACGTCAACAGCTTCATCAACGTCGACCTGAACGCGACGGTCGCGGTGAATGACGACTTCTCGTTCTTTGGTAACGTCGGAAACATACTCGGTGCACGCGCGCCGATCGCCCCGGCTTCCTATGCCAGCTCGCCCAACTATCTGACCACATGGCACTATGCCGGCCTGATCGGACGGACGTTCCGTGCAGGTGCGAACTTCAAGTTCTGATCACCAGACGTGAAGACTGTAGGGGCGGCTTCGCAAGAAGCTGCCCTTAATTCGTTTTGCTTCTGCGTTGATTTCCCTTTGTTGGTCTGGTTTCTTGGTAGCTATACGAAGAGAAGCCGAGTGACGCGGTGACGAGAGTCCATTTCGGCAGTTCGCAGGTGCCGTTAATCAGCTGCAGGACGCTAGACCACAGGTTCCCTGAGGAGAAGATCATCGGGCGGAGAAGTCGAGCGGCTGATGGAGCAGCCCCGACGCCACCAATCGGCCGCATTGCTTACGGGATCCTTAGCAGCCACCAATTCCATTGCAGCGAACCGGAAGCTATTGCTCCGCGTTCGTTCTCGCCGGTGGTCTCGCTTGGTGGCGGCCGTCGTCGTCGACACGATGAACGTTCGTGACGGCGGATCCAATCCGAAGGTGGCTGCATGATCCGTACTGGCCTACTTACCTGCCTGACGGCCCATCTCGGTGACGTGACATGACTTCGGCCCTCTCATGTCCGGGCGAAGCCGCCGTCGCCCACGCAGCAGGGGTCGGTGAGACCACTGCGAACCCGCGTTGGGTGCTGCTCGCCACGATCATGGCATCGAGCCTTGCCTTCATCGACGGCTCGGTCGTGAACGTCGCGCTTGCCGCCATCGGCCGATCGTTCGGAGCCGGTTCGTCGTATCTGCAATGGACGGTGAACGCCTACCTCTTGCTGTTGTCTGCGCTCCTGCTTCTCGGCGGTGCCGCTGGCGATCATTTCGGGCGGCGCAATCTGCTCGTCATCGGAACAGTCCTCTTCGCCACGGCATCCATGGCGTGCGCGTTCGCTCCGACCATCGATCTCCTCCTGATGGCGCGCGCTGCGCAAGGCGTCGGGGGGGGCCATGCTCATGCCGAACAGCCTGGCGGTGCTCGGTGACGCGTTCTCCGGCGAAGAAAGAGGGCGCGCGATCGGAACCTGGGCATCGGTCGGCGCGATCGCCGGCGCAATCGGGCCGCCGCTCGGCGGGTGGCTCGTGGAGACCGTCGGTTGGCGCGGCATCTTCCTGATAAACGTCCCGGTTGCCGCAGTCGCGGTCCTGCTCGCTCTGCGCTTCGTCAAGGAGAGCGGTCAGGGTAAGCAGGCCTTGGACTGGTTGGGGGCGGTCCTGGCTACGGCTGCCCTCGGCTCGTTGACATGGGCGCTGACGAGGTGGTCGGCAGGACACGGCTCCGGGCCGGTCACGCTGCTCACGGCAGTCGCAGGCGCGGCTCTGCTGGTGGTCTTCCTGCTGCACGAGCAGCGACGAGGTGAGCGTGCCATGATGCCTCTCTCGATGCTCGCATCGAAGCCGTTCGTCGGGCTCACCGTCGCGACCCTCCTACTGTACGGTGCACTCGGCGGAGTGCTCGTCCTGCTGCCGTTCATGCTCATATCAGCAGTCGGCTATTCACCCTTCCAGGCAGGACTCGCTCTCCTTCCGCTGCCAGTCGGCATAGGCGTGGCGTCCCGGCTCATGGGGCGCGTTACCGCGAAGGCGGGGCCTCGGCTTCCGCTGACGATCGGTCCGGTCGTTACTGGCATCGGCTTCGCCTTGCTCGTCCTCGTCGAGCCGGCTGATGGATACTGGGCGAGCGTTTTCCCCGGGGTGGCGGTGATCGCCCTCGGGATGGCGGGTGCCGTCGCGCCGCTGACCACGGCCGTGCTGTCCTCCGTCGATGCACGGCACACCGGCACGGCATCGGGCTTCAACAGTGCGATCGCGCGGACCGGCGGACTGATCGCTACTGCGCTGGTGGGGGCCGTCATGCCTCAAGTCGGTACCGCTCTTCTCGATACCTTCCATCACGCGGTGCTGATGTTCGCAGTGATAGCGGTGGCAAGTGGTGTGGCATCATTCCTGACGCTCGGCCCGTCTGCTGAGGCCAAGACTGGTTAGATGCGAAGCGGCGGCGCGAACCCTCTCATCGCGGCCGCAGCCTGGTTATCGCTCGGCGCCGGTGGAAGGTCGCTCGGGGGCGCAGCGCGTATCCTAGTCGTGCAGATAACGGGAAGTTGAACCCCGGAATGGCTTGTGCCGACGATCCGCAGGGGCCACGGCGCCACCTTACCCAACGGAGTTCTGCGACATGGCAAGCAACCTGAAGATCGACCAGGACAGCCTCATCGACAATGATCGCGAGCGTCAGGTCGAGTTCACCGCGGAGGTCGACGGAGACGACCGCGACTTCGCGGTGAAGTACGCTGTTCTGAAGGAGCTCAGCGGCGACGAACCGGAGAACGACGCGTTGGAATTGTTCGAGCGATTCAGCGACGAGATCGTGGATGTCTGCGTCGAGGCAACCGTGTCCCGGCCGTCCGCCAGCCTGATCGTCATCTCCGAGGGCGATCTGGAATAGTCGAATGTCCTCGCGACGGTCGGGCTCGGCCGTCGGTGAGGGCGATCACCGTTGCCGCGCATGCGCGCCTTGCCACGATGAACTGGTCAATGATCCAGTTCGGCCTGTCGTCTCCACGCCCCGTCATCGGTCATCTGCTCCGACAGGCGCTGCACCACGCAGATCAGCTCGACCACGCGGACGGCGTCGACCGTGCGCACGTGCATGGTCGGTCTGCGCGCCGCGATCAGCTTCTGCATGTCATGATCGAACTCGGCGCGGTTGATGAAGACCTCGCCGAACACCTCGTCCCAGTTCTGCTTGGCGAGGATAAGCCCAGCCAGATCCCCCAGTTCGACGAAGTTGAGCAACGGTGCGAAAGCCTCCCGGCGCTCCATCGCGGCTCTGCGGATGCCCTTCGCCTTGCCAAGCAGATTGGAAGCGCGGAGCTTGAACCAGTCGTCGCCGAACCGCTCCTCCAGCTTTCGCGTCACATAGGCTCGCAGCTCGATTTCGAAGCGTTCGAGGATGGCATAGGTGTCCTTGCGCGTCCCTCGCGAACGTATCGTCATCGAGACTTCGCCGAACGTCACGACCGCAACGGCATTCGATTCCGAGCACATGCCGGTCGCGAGACCGCTTTCGATCATGACCTCCAGCGCCACGCCCGGCGTGGCAACGATCAACCCGTCGTCGACATCCGCATCACGGTACATGCGCTTGCGCACCCGTGCGTCGCGCCAGTAGTCCTCGGGAAGATCCGGTCGGGTCCGCCACTCTCCGAAAAGCGACTGATAAGCATCGAGGCGTAGATCGCTGCGCAGGCTGAACGTCTCGCCGATACCGGCGATCACCGACATCTTGAGCCGGGTCGAAGCGAGGTCGGCTTCGAGCCGCGCGCTGAGGCCGAGCGTCGCGCTCATCCTGGCCTGGTCGATTGCCGCCTTCCCGTTGAACGCTCCCAGCACGGACGCCTTGATGTCGCCGATCGCCGCACCGACTCCGCTGCTGAAGAGGCGCGTGACGCTGGACGCGTCGGCCGCACCGAGGACGCTCGCCCACTGCCCGGTACGGGAGATGTCGCCGAACGGACCCGCCAAGGTCGCGAGCATGGCCTTCTGCGCATCACGATGCTGCTGCTCGAACTTGGCGAACGTCTCGGCCGCCCCGCCGAGGGGATGCATCGCCTCTTCGAGCTGCCGTTGTGCGTGCTGAACGGCACCGGCAAGACCCGGATCGATCGTCACGGGCTGCATGCCGCGGATGGCTGCGATGATTTTCGGATCGATCCCGATTGAGAAGGCGCCACCGATTTCCCCCAGAGCCTCCTGCTGAGCAAGAAAAGGCCGGATCATGGCCAGCTTCTCAGCATCGCCCAGCGGCGGCTCCAACGCATTCTGAATGGCGGACATCTTGGCTGCGGTAGCCGCATGATCGGCAAACGAGCCGAACTGGCCTGCAAGCTGACCAGCGGACGATCGGGCGTAGTCCCGCGCGAGCTTGGCCGCCGAGCCGTCGAGATGGTCGCGTGCCAGGTTCAGCGACAGCGAATCCACGTGCTTCTGCACGGATTGGGCTGTGGCCAAGCTCTCGCCGCGCAAGAACTCCTCCGCCGCCGTCAGCGGTTCGCCGCGCGCGATCCTGGAGAGCTCGTCCTGCGGAAGCCTGCCGCTCGTTGATTCTTCGAAGTCCGTCATTGATCGCGTCCCGTCATGCTCGGGCCATAGCCTGCGTCTTACCGCGTCGCAGTGGAAATCGCGATCGGCGGCAGGGCATGCTTGCCGCCCCGCGTCGGCTCCGCGTCGGCTCCGCCCGGCAACTCGGGTATCGTCGCTGCCTCTTTCTGTCGCTAGCGGTTCCTTCGGTCACTTTTTACAAGACAGGAATGTAGGCACCTATACGTCGCCCCGCGCAAGCTGTTGATAATGCTATGTCGGATCAGCGTAGTGCGCCCAATCTATGACTTAGGATCACCTTTGTGCGTGATCCTGAAGTGCAATTTTCGATTTACCGAGGGGAGGCGGAGCAGACTACCTGCCAAGGGACAGCTTCCCGTCTAAGTTGCTGAGAAGTCGGGATGTTCTCCCGTTCCACGCACAGGCGTTCCCACATTTGGTCCCTCTTGCGGTTTCGATTGGTGGCGAACGCGAGCGAGCGTTTGCGAACGCCGATCGTGGAAGAGATGAATGACCCCCGCCGAAACCTACCGCGCGAACGCAGCCGCCCAGCGCGAAGCCGCTCAGAAAACGACGCTCGCCAATCGGCGGGAGATGCACGAGCGGTCAGCCGCGACCTGGGAGTCGATGGCAGACGCGACGGAAGACACTGCAGCGCGGGCGGTCGTGAATGCTGCCGCCAAGGCAGGGCGCTAAGGCCGAGTTTCGACACTTAGCCCATCGGCATGGTGTTCGGTATCGGTGGTACGTCATTGCGCGTGTGCACATGATTGCCCATGATCGACCAGCACGGGCACATCGGGGGCGCAATGGCCGAAGATTACTGGCGCCAAAACGCCGAACTAAACCGCGAACCGGGGGGAATGGCTCTCGCTCCTGACCCGCCTATCTGGATTGAGGGCGGTAGGGTTGCGGCTGGTAGCCTCAGCGCGATGTTGGACCTATGGGCCCGACTCCCGGCATCGCATCAGCGTCATCACACGATCAGTATTTCGGGTGGCTCACTGAACGAAACGGCGATTCGCGGCTTACTGGAGCAGCCCCGGTACGTGGTAGGTTGATGCTGTTCCTAAACGGCCTCCGATGAACCTTACAGCCTACGTTGGTGCTCCCGTAGCGCAGGTTGAGCGTGGCTGGTTCTACGATTACCAGACGTTCATCGGCGCCATGATCGCGCTGATTGCAGCTCTAATCGCAGCGGAAATAGCTCGCCGGCAGTTGAAGGCCGCGCGGGAGCAGATCGCCGAGGCCAGGCGCCAGGCTGATCTTGATCGAGCGGGGCGGCTACGAGCGGCCCGGGCATCGTTCCCAGCGGTGTTGAGCGCGATATGCGACTATGCCGACGCGACTGCTCGCGCGCTGTACGGCGCATGGCCAGCAGTTGCCCGTCTTTATCCGAACGACGTCGATGAGGCGCAGGACTATCGGATCACGGCCGCGATCCCACCTTTCCCCGTTGGTACTTTGGATGCCCTCGAGCGCGTGGTTGAGCTCACGTCAGCGGAAGATGTAGCCGATCGGATCGAAAGCCTGCTGCGCGAAGCCCAGGTCCTTGGAGCTCGGACCCGCAAGCTTGAAACCGGCGACAATCTTACGGTTGGGCATCTGTCGGCGTACATTCTTCAAGCTGCCTCCATTTACGCTCGAGCGGAATCGCTGTTCGAATACGCGCGGCGTCAGCGGGACGGGCTTGCGGTAGAGCCTTTGTGGGCCCGCGTCTTTGTGGCGCTATCAATGTTCGACATTCACGAGGAACAGGTTTTGGCGATGGCGAGGAGGGAGCGCGATCGTGGCGATCCGCCTGGAGAGGCAGAAACGCTGCCCGTTTACTGAGCTTTACCGTCGCGCTGCCTTTGCAGGGCATGATCATGCAAAGATCGACCCTAGCGTAGCTTCGAGCAGTGGTGTCGTACACTGCGACCGTTCCGTTTTCGTGCTGCAAGTGTTCGCCGTGGAACGTCGGGTTGTCGACTCACTAACGAAACGCTAACCCGGAAATATTCGGGCGAGTCCCTGAACGCAGAAACCGCCCACGGGAGGGACCCCGAAAGCGGTTTCTGGTTATCGCAACAGCCTTCAGGGGGCCGATGCTTTGGTATTCCGTGCGGCTACAAAACCCGTGCAGGTTGGTCAAGGTCTCCTGGATATAAGGATACCTTTATATGACTGTACCTCAACGAACTGCCGCTAGCGAAAATTCACTGCCCAGTATCGATACGATGATCGACCGGTTCGAAGCGGCTGGCCATGATGACGGCCACGGCGACAAATGCTGGCATGCTCGGGATTTGGCAGTGCTGCTGGGGTATAAGCGCTGGGAAACGTTTCCTGACGTCCTGGCAAAGGCAAAGGCTGCAGCCAGAGTCAGCGGTCACGATCCTCAAAACCATTTTCGGGACGTGACGAAAATGGTCTCGGTTGGGTCGGGGGCTGAGAGGCCGATCGCCGATGTCGCGTTGTCCCGGTATGCAGCCTACCTGACTGCGCAGAACGCCGATGCTCGAAAGCATCCGGTTGCCATCGCTCAGACCTACTTTGCAATTCAGACTCGGCGCCAAGAGCTAACGGATCAGAATGGTCCCGATTTTTCTACGCTATCGGACGTTCAGCAGCGCCTCTACCTTCGAAACCAAGTTATGCAGGAGAACAAGCGGCTTGCCAGCACTGCCAAGGGTGCAGGCGTAGACGGTAGCGGCTTCGGGAAATTCCAAAACAGGGGCTACCAAGGTCTGTATGGGGGAAGGGGGGCCGACGATATTCGAGAGTACAAGGCCTTACCAAAGCAGGCGAAGATCCTGGATCACATGGGGCCAACCGAGTTGGCAGCTAACTTGTTTCGTATCACCCAGACGGAAGAGAAGCTGCGGAGTAATGGCATCAAGCAGGCCTGGGCAGCTTGCGAAGCTCACTTTGAGGTCGGCAAGAAAGTCCGTCAGACAATGCGGGAATTGAGCGGAATTCTTCCCGAAGATCTTCCAGTCGAAGAGGATGTCAAGAAGATCGCTTCGGCCGAGCGGCGTGCTCAACGTCGCCTTCCTCCCGCGCCGGCACTTGCTCTAGTTGCTCAGCCCGAGCCAGTTCCGGAGCATACAATTGTCGCGATCGATCTGAAGGCCGATCTGTGGAAGTATGCGTTGCTGATAATGTCAGTTCAGCCAGGGCAAGCGATCACCACCACGGACTTAATCGCTGAGCTTCCAAAATACATTCGCATAGACGAGCAGCAAGCCGAGCCGAATTCCAGTAGGAAAGACAGCCGGTTCTCTCAGCTCGTTCGGAACCTCAAATCGCATAAATCGTCATCGACGAATTTCATATCTCGGGGCTTTGCAGAGGACACGCCGGGTGGTTTTGAAATAACCGACCGCGGGTTGCAGTTCGTGCAGACATACTTCGGCGACCCTAAACCGTCATCTATCGAAGAGCGCTACGAACGGGACCAATATGAATGGGTGGCCAGATCCGTAGGGCTTACCTCCGGAGAACTGGCAGAGCTTGAGTGGGACCTCGAGCCCATCGAAGGGGATGGAATCCGGTACGGTTACATGGTCGTATTTGCGGAAAACTCCGACCGCCGCCTTCTCGACAAAATTCGGGGCCTAGGCCAGGGGTACACTGTTCAGGTGGGCTTCCCACCGGAAGACGATGAGTCTCCGCTATGACGTCTGCAGCTATCCTCACGACACAAACATTGCCTCAACGATCGCCTGCATAAGCACTCCACGCGGCACGGGAACGCTGACCGAGGTGTAGCCTTGGTTGGCCGCCCGTCTCGTCCCGTACAGCCCGATCCACTGCCGGCCGTGCTGCCGCCACGCGCGCTGCAGCGCAGGGACAGGCAGCAGCACGCAGGTCGCTG from Sphingomonas faeni encodes:
- the dinD gene encoding DNA damage-inducible protein D yields the protein MIDRFEAAGHDDGHGDKCWHARDLAVLLGYKRWETFPDVLAKAKAAARVSGHDPQNHFRDVTKMVSVGSGAERPIADVALSRYAAYLTAQNADARKHPVAIAQTYFAIQTRRQELTDQNGPDFSTLSDVQQRLYLRNQVMQENKRLASTAKGAGVDGSGFGKFQNRGYQGLYGGRGADDIREYKALPKQAKILDHMGPTELAANLFRITQTEEKLRSNGIKQAWAACEAHFEVGKKVRQTMRELSGILPEDLPVEEDVKKIASAERRAQRRLPPAPALALVAQPEPVPEHTIVAIDLKADLWKYALLIMSVQPGQAITTTDLIAELPKYIRIDEQQAEPNSSRKDSRFSQLVRNLKSHKSSSTNFISRGFAEDTPGGFEITDRGLQFVQTYFGDPKPSSIEERYERDQYEWVARSVGLTSGELAELEWDLEPIEGDGIRYGYMVVFAENSDRRLLDKIRGLGQGYTVQVGFPPEDDESPL